ATCACCGAGATCACCAGCAGGATGATGCCCAGCCAGATCAGGAACTTCGCGGCCGCGATGAAGACGCCGAGCAGCGCGAGCACGATGCCGACGATGATGAGTGTGAGCCACATGATCGGTCCTCCTCCATTCGTCCCGCGGGCGCTGGTCGCACCGGTCGAGGCCGTGTCTGTCACGCTACCGACGCGCACCGACCGCCGCACCACCCCCTCGCAATCCGATCTCGAAGCCACCGCGGACCCCGTGCGAGCGGCACCCCGGGAGAGCCGCGATCCCCGATCCGGCGCAGCTCGCCCGGCCTGCACGGGAGCCCGCAGGCCACCCACGTCACTGCGCCAGGCGCCTCCGCACCGGCAGGCGGGAGCGGCTCAGCAACCAGCCGCCGGCGACGGCGAGCAGCGGCAGCCCGATGGCCAGCGCGCCGACATGAGGCCACGGCACGATCGTCTCCCAGAGGTAGCCGGTGAACCGGTCCGTCTGCTGCCATCGGCCGATCACGAAGGCGAGCAGGAGCCCGGTGCTCACGCCCGCGAGTGTGCCGACGATCGCGACCACCCCGGCCTGGGCGCTCGTGATCCGCCGGCGAACCCGCGGGCTCGCGCCCACGGCCGAGAGCGTGGCGAGGTCGGCGCGGGAGTCGGTCACGGCCAGCCCCACGCTCAGCCCGGTCGCGAGCAGCGCCACCACGAGGGCGGCACCGACGATGATGGCTGCCAGGTCCGCGTCGCTGCGCTTGCCGCCCATCTCCCCCTCATAGGTCAGCCGCACGTTCGCATCGATATCGGACAGGTCCCGGTTGAGCGAGTCCACATCGGCCTGGTCGAGGTCCACACCGGTCACCACGGCTCCAACGGTACGGATGCCGAACAGTGGATCGCCCGCATCGGTACCGCCCGGGTCGGCATCCCCCGCCCGCTCCCCGCGATCGGCCAGGGCGACCTGGGCCGCACCCTCGAGATCCTCGGCGAGGGCCGGCGGCACCACGAGGTCGTATACCTGCGAGGCCCACTCCACGAGGTGTCCACGAGCGGTCACCTCCGCCGTGGCCGGCTGGTAGTCGTCGTCCATGACCGTGATGTGCACCCGTCCGTCGGGCCAGATCGCCTCCGGGTCGTTGACCACCACCTCCCCGCGCGAGAGCGCGTCGGCGGCCGCCGCGGCCCCGTCGAGACCGAGCGCGCCGACCATCGAGCCGTCGTCCACGAGGGCGCCGGATCCCCAGGTGAAGCCGGCCGACGCGGACGGCACGACCCGGCACCGTTCGTCGGCGGCGTCCTCCGAGTACTCCTGATCCTCCGGGCACACCGTGGCCGGATCGGGCAGCGCCGCCGCCGACCAGGAGGAGTTCGGTCCCGTGTGAGTCGTCGACTCGAGCAGGCGCACCGGGACCATCCGGGCCTGCGGGAGTACGCCGCCGATCGCGCGTTCGACCCGGTCGTACTGTTCCACCAGGCCCTCGGCGTCCTGATCCCACGTGCTCAGGCTGACCAGTCCCACCTGGTCCGCGGCCACCGGGCGCCAGATCGCCTCCTGCACCCGGGCATCGCTCGCGATCCACACGAGCCCCACGGTCGCCGCGGCCACGGCTGCCAACACGGCCGCCACCGCGGGGGCCGTCCGGCTGCGGTGCCGACGGGCATCACGCAGCGCGAACCGGGCGGGCAGGCGCATCATCGGAGCGAGCCGGCCGACCAGTTCCACGAGCATCCCCGCGGCCATGACGAGCCCGATCTCCATCACGATCACGCCGGCGGCGAGCAGCACCGGTTCGCTCACGGTTGCCGCCACCACCCCCATCGCCACGCCGGCGCCCGCCAGGCTCAGCCCCGTCCAGGCAACCCGCCTACGGGCCGGTACGTCACCGCGGCGCCCCGCGAGCGCCATCACCACGTCGGCCGACGCGGCGCTCCGGGCCGGGAACCACGCTGCGGCCAACCCCAGCAGCAACGCGATCGCGGCGATGCCGGCCGGCTCGAGCACCGGGATCACGAGGTTCGGCAACGGATAGGTCGAGCCCTGCCGAGTCAGGAACCAGACCACCGTTCCCGCGCTGCCGACCGCCAGGCCGACCACGCCCGCGATCACGCCGGCCACGAGTCCCGAGGCGAGCACGATCCGGCGCACATCGCCCGGTGCCCCGCCCGAGGCCGCCACCAGTGCCAGCATGCGGGCGTTGCGCTTGGCGCCCACGGCGAACGCGGGCCCCACGAGCAACACGATCTCCAGCAGCCCCAGCGCGACCACGGCCGCGATCACCCCGACCACCCGGGCCGTGTCACCGGAGTCGCCGTAAGAAGCAGCCGGAACCTGCTCCGGCGGCGGCGGATCCTCGTACACGGCCCGACTCGTCACCACCATCCCGATGGCATTGAGGTTCTGCACGTCGCCCCACGTCACCGGCGCATCGCCGACGACGAACCAGATCGGCTCGCTCCCACCCACCGTGGACGCGCCGACGAGGCCGGCCACGGGTGAGCTCGAGTCGCCGATGCCGACCACCTCGACCTCCACCGAGTCGAGTTCCACGCGGTCGCCGATTCCCACGCCGAGCCGGTCGGCGATCTGGCGCCGCAGCACGATCTGTCCGGGCCCCGGCCCGGCGTTCCCCTCGACCTCGCCGAGGAGCCCGGGCACGGACGCGGCGTCGAGCACGAGGAACTCGGCCGAGCGTACGAGGGCCCGCCCACTACGGATGGGCAGGCCGACCCGCCCGGCCGGGGTGACGTCGTCCCCACGCGGCAGCAGCGACGCGAGGTCGCCCGGGTCCACCGCGCCGAGGTCGGCGGCCGAGCTGTCGCAGCCGGCGGTGCCCAACGGATCCTGCTCGATCGGCGCGCGCACGTCGCCACAGCCCACGCTCAGCCGGGCCTGGGCGCTCGAGCCCATCTGCCAGGAGATCCGGGTCTCGGTAGTCGGCGTGCTCGTGCGGATCCCGCCCACGACGAACGCGCCCGCGGCGACCGGGAGCATCATGAGCAGCACGACGAGCGCGGTGCGGCCCTTGCTGCGCAGCGCGTCCCGGCGGGCGATCCGCAGTGCCACGCGCCAGCGCGCGAGCCGGGCCGTCATCGCGGTCCGCTGCCGGTCAACAGCTGCCCCGGATCGTCGGCATCGGTGGCGTCGACGATCACGCCGTCACGGAGGAACACGGTGCGATCGGCCCAGGCGGCGAACCGCGGCTCGTGGGTCACCAGCAGCCCGGCCGCGCCGGCGTCGACGCGGGCGCGGACGACCCGCATGACCGCCTCCCCGGTGGCGGAGTCGAGCGCCCCGGTCGGTTCGTCGGCGAGGATGAGCCGGCGCGGGCCCACGAGTGCCCGGGCGATCGCGACCCGCTGCTGCTGCCCGCCCGAGAGCTCGTCCGGGAAGCGGTCGGCCAGCTCGGCCAGGCCGACGTCGGCGAGGGAGTCGAGCGCCTCGCGGCGGGCCCGACGCACGCGCAGACCGTCGAGCTCGCGGGGCAGGGCGACGTTCTCGGCGGCGGTGAGGGCGGGGATGAGGTTGAAGTCCTGGAACACGTAGCCGATTCGCCGCCGCCGCAGCGCGGCCCGCCCCTTCGCGTCCAGGCTGGAGAGGACGTCCCGGGTCACGCGCACGCTGCCGGCGGTGGGACTGTCGAGCCCGCCGGCGAGGTTGAGCAGCGTGGACTTGCCCGAGCCCGAGGGCCCCATGACGGCCACGAGCTCGCCCATGCGCACGGTCAGGCTCACGCCGTCGAGGGCGCGCACCTCCTGGGCGCCGTGCCCGTGCACGCGCACGAGGTCGGTCAGGGTGAGCACGATCGGTTCGGCCGGGGCGGTCATCGATTCGTCGCCTTCCGGTCGGGGGTGTTCGTCGCCTTCGGCGCCGGCGTATGGACGACGCGTGGCCGGCTCGCGGCCCGTTCGGCGCGGGATTCGATGTGGTCGAGCCAGCGGAGTTCGGCCTCCGCGGTGAAGACGTGATGGTCGAGCACGAGCGACCAGGCCAGGTCCGGGTCGCTGTCGGGATCGGTTCGGGCGACCAGTCTCGTCAGGTCCCGCAGTGCGCGCATGGTCTCGGAGCGTTGCCGTTGCACCACCTCACGGACGTCGACCCCGGGCATCGTGACGGCGAGCGAGATCTTGATCACGAGTTCGTCGCGCTCGGGCGTGCCGCGGTTCACGGGGGTGTGCCACCACTCGGCTGCGGCCGAGCGACCGGCCCGGGTGAGCGTGTACTGCTCGACCTCCGGTTCGCCGGGCGCGCCGTGGCCCGTATTCGCACCTGTGGCCGGGGCGGCGCCGGTATCGGCAGCGGGGCCCGCATCGGCGCCGCCCGGCGGTTCGGCGGCGACCCGGGTGATGAGCCCATCGCGTTCGAGCCGCTGCGCCGTGGTGTACACCTGCCCGATGTTGAGCGGCCAGGTGCCGCCCGTGCGGGCCTCGAACTCCCGGCGCAGCCGAGCCACGCCCATGGGCTGCACGCTCAGCAGCGCGAGGATTCCCTGCTTGACCGACATCTCGCCTCCGGCTCACTTACTCGGTAACCGATCGGGTCGACCCTAGCAGTTACTCGGTAACCTCGGGAGCGGACGGCCCCGATTCCGCCGACGGGCCGGATCGGGGTCACCAGGTCGCCCGGAACCTGCCCACTGGCCGAGGTGGCGGGCGCTACCCTGGCCGGAGCCGCGCGAGGAAGGTCACGATGTCTCATCTGCAGCCGCCGAACGAGCCGAACGACCCGAATAGCGGGGACGGCGCCGCCCGGCGCGGGAGGTCCGGCTCGCCGGAGCCCGACACGCCCGGGCAGCCGGGCACCTCCGCGCCGCCCGAGCACCGGGCCTCGGCCCGCCGCGGCGCCGCGTGGGCTCGCGTGGTCATCCCCGCGCTCGTCATCGTCGCGTGGCTCGTCGGCGCCGCGATCGGCGGGCCCTATTTCGGCAAGGTGAGCGAGGTCTCCTCGAACGACTCCACCGCGTACCTGCCCACGAGCGCCGAGGCCACCCAGGTGCAGAACCGCCTGCCCGAGTTCCTCGGCGACGACGCGATCCCGGCCGTCGTCGTCATCACGGGCGAGCAGAAGCTCACCAAGGAGCAGCTGCACACGCTCGCCGACCTGGCGACCGGGCTGGGCGACCTGCCCGAGGTGAGTGGCGCCGTCTCCCCGCCGATCCCCTCCGAGGACGGGCGCGCGGTCGAGATCTTCGTCCCCCTCGATGCGGATGCGGACGTCGACGCCGCGGTCGAGGCGCTGCGCTCCGAGCTGGCGAGCACGCTTCCCGCCGACCTGACGAGCTACGTCACGGGCCCGGCCGGATTCCTGGGCGACCTGGTCGAGGCGTTCGGCGGCATCGACACGCTCCTGCTGCTCGTGGCGATCGCGGCGGTGTTCGTGATCCTCGTGATCGTCTACCGGTCCCCGCTGCTGCCGCTCATCGTGCTGTCGACGAGCCTGTTCGCGCTGTGCGTCGCGCTCCTGACCGTGTGGTGGCTCGCGAAGGCCGGCGTCGTGCTGCTCAGCGGCCAGACCCAGGGCATCCTGTTCATCCTCGTGATCGGCGCGGCCACGGACTACTCGCTGCTGTACGTCTCGCGCTACCGGGAGGCGCTGCGCGATCACCACGGCCGGTGGGAGGCCACGCGCGAGGCCTGGCGCGGCTCCGTCGGAGCGATCACGGCCTCCGGCAGCACGGTCATCGCCGGGCTGCTGTGCCTGCTGCTGAGCGAGCTCGCCTCGAACCGGGATCTGGGCCCGATCGCCGCGATCGGCATCGTGTTCGCGATGCTCGCCGCCCTCACGTTCCTGCCCGCGCTGCTCATGGCCTGCGGCCGGACCGCGTTCTGGCCGCGCCGACCCCACGTGCTCGCCGCGGGGGCTGCGGGCGAGCAGAGCGACGCGCATCTGCCCACCAAGGGGGTGTGGGCACGCCTCCCGGCGTTCGTGCAGCGGCGGCACCGGCCGGTGTGGATCACGGTGGTCGTGCTCCTGCTCGGGGCGTGCGTGGGCCTGGGCCAGCTCAAGGCCGAGGGCGTGCCGCAGAGCGACCTCGTGCTCGGCGCCTCCGAGGCCCGTGCCGGGCAGGAGGCGCTGGCCGAGCACTTCCCCGGCGGCTCGGGCAGCCCCGTCTACGTCATCACCTCCGCCGACGACCTGCAGGAGGTGGCAGGGGTGTTGCTCACCGACGACGACATCGGGGCGGTCTCGGTGGCGGCCGCCGAATCGCCGAGCGGTTCCGCTCCGGTGACCACGGACGGCGTCCAACCGGCCGGGCCTCCCGGCTCCCCCGCCCCGGACCCGACCGTCTCGCACGGCGACGTGCTGCTGCAGGCCACGCTCACGGTGGCTGCAGACTCCGCGGCCGCCGGCGACGTGGTCCGCGACCTGCGGGCCGAGCTGGGCGATCGGGCCCAGATCGGCGGCGTGAGCGCCACCGACGTGGACTCCAACGACGCCTCGATCCGCGACCGCACGCTCATCATCCCGATCGTGCTCGTGGTGATCCTGGGCATTCTCATGCTGCTGCTGCGTTCCGTGGTGGCCCCGCTCATGCTCATCGGCACCGTGGTGCTCTCCTTCGGCGCCACGCTCGGGATCGCGGCGCTCGTGTTCAACCACGTGTTCCACATGCCCGGCGCCGATCCGGCCGTGCCGCTGTTCGGGTTCGTGTTCCTCGTGGCGCTCGGGATCGACTACAACATCTTCCTCATGACCCGGGTGCGGGAGGAGTCGGTGCGCCACGGCACCCACGCCGGGATCGGCCGCGGGCTGGCGATCACCGGCGGGGTCATCACCTCCGCGGGCCTCGTGCTCGCGGCCACGTTCGCGGCGCTCTCGGTGATCCCGATCCTGTTCCTCGTCCAGATCGCGTTCATCGTGGCCTTCGGGGTCCTCCTCGACACGCTCCTCGTGCGCTCGATCCTCGTGCCCGCCCTCGGGCACCAATTCGGCCGACACCTGTGGTGGCCCTCGAAGAAGATCACGGACTAGGGACGGCGTCCGGTCGCCTCGTGCACACGGGCCGCACCTGGGTGCGTCCAGCCCGCCAGGGCGTGTCCACCGCACCCAGGTCCCCGCGCTACGGCCGACCCTCGGCCCTGCGGCGGAGTCAGTTCGCGGGTTCGGTGGGAAGCTCGCCCAGCAGGTCGACTGCTCCCCAGCCGAGATCGTCGGCCAGAAAGTAGGCGAATCCACCGACCGTGAACGTGTAGTCCCGACCGAGCTCGAAGCCGGCTGCCAGGGCGTCCTGCTCCTCCTTGCTCACGTGCGGCTTGGCGGCGATCGTGGGGCAGTTCGAGCTGTAGATGCTCAGCCCCTGGCTCGTGCGCCTCCCGCTGTTGCGCCAGGAGTCGACGGCCGTGACAGTGCACGTGATGTCCTTCATGGTGAGCCGATCCGCCGTCCACGTGGCCCCCCAAAGCAGCAACCCGACCGGCCCCAGCGCCAGGAAGCCAACGGCGACTATGACCAGGATCCTGCTCCTGAGTGACAGTCCCTCGCGCCGCGGGAGGGCGCGCGGCCGCTCTTCTCGTCGGTGCTTCACCATGATCGCGGCATACGGAACGCCGCACCCTCCTCGTGTCGTGTCGCCCGGCGGGACCGGTGCCTCGGCCGCGTTGATTTTACTCGACAGACACCGAGGCCAGGCACTCGACCCCCCTTGAAGCCCGCCTCTGCCGATCGGCCGGCGCGGCCCGCGGTGGGCGACCGGACATCCGACGCCCGCAGGCTACTCTCACACGATTGTTGGAGTAAACCGTGAGAATAGCGTGCCATCCGGCTGCGCTATTCCTTCATGAGGCTCGCGGGACCACCCGACGGCATCCACACCAGGAGTCAACTTGCGGACTCTGCCGAGGCCCGTGCGGATGAGATCCAGTCGGCACCGTGGCGCTCTCCTTCGCCGCCACGCTCGGGATCGCGGCGCTCGTGTTCAACCACGTGTTCCACATGCCCGGCGCCGATCCGGCCGTGCCGCTGTTCGGGTTCGTGTTCCTCGTGGCGCTCGGGATCGACTACAACATCTTCCTCATGACGCGGGTGCGGGAGGAGTCGGTGCGCCACGGCACCCACGCCGGGCTCGGCCGCGGGCTGGCGATCACCGGCGGGGTCATCACCTCCGCGGGCCTCGTGCTCGCGGCGACCTTCGCGGCGCTGGCGGTCATCCCGATCCTGTTCCTCGTCCAGATCGCGTTCATCGTGGCGTTCGGGGTACTGATCGACACCCTTCTCGTACGCTCGGTGCTCGTACCTGACCTCGGCCACGAGCTGGCGCATCGCCTGTGGTGGCCCTCGAAGAGGATCACTGATTAGGGACGGCGTCGCTCGCCCCGGCGCCCTGGTCGCCGCACCTGTGGGCGCCCCGGACCCTGCTTGACCGTGCCGACGGCACCCAGCTCACCGGCACCGCCGGACCTGGGCGCCCCCAGCCCTCCCTGACCGTGTCAGCGGCGCCCAGGTCACCGGACGCCCGTCACGCGCTGCGGGACTCGTAGCGTGTGAGCACGCCGACCTTCTCTGCCGAGGCCGAGGTGTCGTCGAACCGATAGGTGAGCCACTCGGCGACGAGGCGGCGGGCCAGTTCCAGTCCGATGACGCGTTCACCGAGGGTGAGCACCTGGGCGTTGTTGCTCAGGACCAGGCGTTCGACGGAGAAGCTGTCGTGCGCGGTACTCGCTCGCACGCCGGGCACCTTATTGGCGGACATCGCCATCCCCATACCTGTTCCGCAGACGAGCAACGCCCGGTCGGCCTCGCCGCGCGCGACCACCTCGGCCGCCCCGATCGCAATCTCGGGATACGGCGTGTGAGCGCTCGCGTCGACACCGACATCGATGACCGCGGAGACCTCGGAATGGGCCATTAGGTCCGCCTTGAGCGCCTCCTTGTACTGGAATCCGGCGTCATCGGAGCCGACCACGACGATGAGCGAGTCCATCACTTCACCGCTCCGAACGTCAGGCCCTGCACGAGCTTGTCCTGGGCCGCCATCCCGACCGCGATGACCGGCAGGGAGACGACGAGGGCGCCGGCAGAGACCGTCGCTAGGAACAGGCCCTGGCTGGAGACGAAGCCAGTGAGGAAGACCGGCGCCGTGGTGGCCGCCGTGCCCGTGAGCACCCGGGCGAAAAGCAGGTCGTTCCAGCTGAAGATGAAGCAGATGAGCGCCGTAGCGGCAATCCCGGGCATCGCGACAGGAAGGATGACCTTACGCAGGATCGTGGCCAGGCCTGCCCCATCGAGTTGCGCAGCCTCCATTAGTTCGACCGGCACCTCCGCAAGGAAGGACTGCAACATCCACACCGCGATCGGCAGATTCATTACCGTGTAGAAGACGGCGAGCAAGTAGATGTTGTCGAGGCCGCCGATCGCCTTGGCGAACAGGTAGAGCGGCAACAGTGCGGCAACTATCGGCAGCATCTTCGTGGTGAGAAAGAAGAACATCACGTCGCGCCACTTCTCCACCGGCCGTATCGAAAGGGCGAACGCCGCCGGGAAGGCGAGCAGCAGCACGAAGATCACTGAGAGCACCGAGGCTGTCATCGAGTTGAGTATCGGTGGCCACGGACTCAGACCGGATCCGCCGAAGAACGCGCGGAAGCCGTCGAGGGTGAGCGGGGCGAAGATCGAGGGCGGGTTGGTGGCCGCATCGGTCTCTGCGTGAAGGGAGGTGAGCACCATCCACAGGATCGGTGCCACGAACACGAGCGCCACGATCCAGGCCGAAGCGGCGAGCAGCACCCGTTTGGGAACGCTCCTCTTCCGGGTGCCTGGCTGCGCACTGCGCGCGGACACGGTCAGGGTAGCCATGACATGAACTCCTTTTCAGGCCTATCTGGCGGTCTCTTTGAACAGGGAGAGCAGCACGCGAAGAGTGAATAGCGCGATGACAATCGTGCCGATCACGACCATGACCCCGAGCGCGGAGGCCAGGCCATAGTCGTTCGCCAGGTAGAAGGTCTTGTAGACGGCGTAAGGCAGGTTGGTCGTGCCGAGCCCGCCGGCGGTGAGCATGAACACCGCATCGAACTCCTGCACGAGGTAGATACTGCCGAAGAGTCCTCCGAGTTCGAGGTAACGGCGCATATGGGGAAGGGTCATATAGCGGAAGATCGCCCAGTGCCCGGCCCCATCGACTGCCGCGGCCTCCATGACGTCCTGCTTCCGGGACTGCAGCCCTGCGAGCAGGATAAGCATCATGAACGGCGTCCACCGCCAGATGAGGGAGAGTGCGATACCCAGGGTTGGCGCCGTCGAGAGGATGTCCGGCTGCGGCGGATTGTCGCTGCCGAACAGGTTCCAGATCGCGGTGAGCGTGCCGTTGATGAGCCCGTAGGATGGATTGAGGATCGCGTGCTTCCAGAAGAGTGCGCCGGCCACAGGCACCACGAGGAACGGCAGCACGAGCAGGGTGCGTACGATGCCCCGGCCGAGGAAGCGTTCATTCACGAGCATCGCGATCGCGAAGCCAAGGACCATGCTGGCGATGACGACGATCGCCGTGAGTTGGACAGTGAAACTGATCGTGCTGCGAAGTTCGGCGTTCGTCAGCACCTGGGTGTAATTGCCGAAGCCGGCGAACCCCCGCTCGCTCGGCAGCAGGCTGTTCCAGTTCATGAACGAAACGATGATCGTCCCGACGAACGGGAGCTGGGTCAGCACGATCGTGAAGATGAGGGCGGGCAGGAGTGGCGCCCGCCGGGCCCAAGCGCGGGACCTGCCGGGCGCGGGCCGCACCAGGGCCGCTGGTCGAGCCGTTGTCTCGGGTGCGGACTGCAGGTTCGTAGTCACGGGTGGATCTCCCATTCACTCGGCTGCCGCCAGGCCCGGTGGCTCCCCACGGATGGGAAGCCACCGGAACCCGTGCGTCAGCAGCGAAACCTACTTGTACTTGTCGCCGACCTCTTGGGCCGCGGCCTGGCTCTTCTCAAGCGCCTCCTGCACCGTGGTGTTTCCGGCTATTGCGGCTGCAATGTCCTCCGAGACGGCGGTACCGAGCGAGATGAACTCGGGGATTCCCACGAACTGCACACCCTTGTAGGGGCGGGGCTGCACGCCCGGATCATTCGGATCGGCGGCCAGAATAGCCTCCATGGCAGCGGCGTAGAACGGCGCTCCCTCTTGGAACTCTGGGTTGTCGAACGTCGACTGGCGCTTGCCGTAGGGCACGCGCGACCAGTCGTACGTCTCGGCCACGAGCTCCTCGTACTCCTGCGAGCTCGCCCAGGAGACGAACTCCCAAGCGGCCTCCTGCTTCTTGGAGGCCGCCTGGATGCCCCAGGCCCAGGTCCACAGCCAACCGGACGCGTCGGTCTCCTTCACCGGGGACTGGGCGTAGCCGACGTCTCCGGCGATCGGTGAGTCCTCGGCCTCGACCGGGCCGCCGGAGTTCGTCGCG
The window above is part of the Pseudactinotalea sp. HY158 genome. Proteins encoded here:
- a CDS encoding efflux RND transporter permease subunit; translated protein: MSHLQPPNEPNDPNSGDGAARRGRSGSPEPDTPGQPGTSAPPEHRASARRGAAWARVVIPALVIVAWLVGAAIGGPYFGKVSEVSSNDSTAYLPTSAEATQVQNRLPEFLGDDAIPAVVVITGEQKLTKEQLHTLADLATGLGDLPEVSGAVSPPIPSEDGRAVEIFVPLDADADVDAAVEALRSELASTLPADLTSYVTGPAGFLGDLVEAFGGIDTLLLLVAIAAVFVILVIVYRSPLLPLIVLSTSLFALCVALLTVWWLAKAGVVLLSGQTQGILFILVIGAATDYSLLYVSRYREALRDHHGRWEATREAWRGSVGAITASGSTVIAGLLCLLLSELASNRDLGPIAAIGIVFAMLAALTFLPALLMACGRTAFWPRRPHVLAAGAAGEQSDAHLPTKGVWARLPAFVQRRHRPVWITVVVLLLGACVGLGQLKAEGVPQSDLVLGASEARAGQEALAEHFPGGSGSPVYVITSADDLQEVAGVLLTDDDIGAVSVAAAESPSGSAPVTTDGVQPAGPPGSPAPDPTVSHGDVLLQATLTVAADSAAAGDVVRDLRAELGDRAQIGGVSATDVDSNDASIRDRTLIIPIVLVVILGILMLLLRSVVAPLMLIGTVVLSFGATLGIAALVFNHVFHMPGADPAVPLFGFVFLVALGIDYNIFLMTRVREESVRHGTHAGIGRGLAITGGVITSAGLVLAATFAALSVIPILFLVQIAFIVAFGVLLDTLLVRSILVPALGHQFGRHLWWPSKKITD
- a CDS encoding ABC transporter ATP-binding protein, giving the protein MTAPAEPIVLTLTDLVRVHGHGAQEVRALDGVSLTVRMGELVAVMGPSGSGKSTLLNLAGGLDSPTAGSVRVTRDVLSSLDAKGRAALRRRRIGYVFQDFNLIPALTAAENVALPRELDGLRVRRARREALDSLADVGLAELADRFPDELSGGQQQRVAIARALVGPRRLILADEPTGALDSATGEAVMRVVRARVDAGAAGLLVTHEPRFAAWADRTVFLRDGVIVDATDADDPGQLLTGSGPR
- a CDS encoding ribose-5-phosphate isomerase, producing MDSLIVVVGSDDAGFQYKEALKADLMAHSEVSAVIDVGVDASAHTPYPEIAIGAAEVVARGEADRALLVCGTGMGMAMSANKVPGVRASTAHDSFSVERLVLSNNAQVLTLGERVIGLELARRLVAEWLTYRFDDTSASAEKVGVLTRYESRSA
- a CDS encoding PadR family transcriptional regulator, yielding MSVKQGILALLSVQPMGVARLRREFEARTGGTWPLNIGQVYTTAQRLERDGLITRVAAEPPGGADAGPAADTGAAPATGANTGHGAPGEPEVEQYTLTRAGRSAAAEWWHTPVNRGTPERDELVIKISLAVTMPGVDVREVVQRQRSETMRALRDLTRLVARTDPDSDPDLAWSLVLDHHVFTAEAELRWLDHIESRAERAASRPRVVHTPAPKATNTPDRKATNR
- a CDS encoding carbohydrate ABC transporter permease codes for the protein MTTNLQSAPETTARPAALVRPAPGRSRAWARRAPLLPALIFTIVLTQLPFVGTIIVSFMNWNSLLPSERGFAGFGNYTQVLTNAELRSTISFTVQLTAIVVIASMVLGFAIAMLVNERFLGRGIVRTLLVLPFLVVPVAGALFWKHAILNPSYGLINGTLTAIWNLFGSDNPPQPDILSTAPTLGIALSLIWRWTPFMMLILLAGLQSRKQDVMEAAAVDGAGHWAIFRYMTLPHMRRYLELGGLFGSIYLVQEFDAVFMLTAGGLGTTNLPYAVYKTFYLANDYGLASALGVMVVIGTIVIALFTLRVLLSLFKETAR
- a CDS encoding carbohydrate ABC transporter permease, whose protein sequence is MATLTVSARSAQPGTRKRSVPKRVLLAASAWIVALVFVAPILWMVLTSLHAETDAATNPPSIFAPLTLDGFRAFFGGSGLSPWPPILNSMTASVLSVIFVLLLAFPAAFALSIRPVEKWRDVMFFFLTTKMLPIVAALLPLYLFAKAIGGLDNIYLLAVFYTVMNLPIAVWMLQSFLAEVPVELMEAAQLDGAGLATILRKVILPVAMPGIAATALICFIFSWNDLLFARVLTGTAATTAPVFLTGFVSSQGLFLATVSAGALVVSLPVIAVGMAAQDKLVQGLTFGAVK
- a CDS encoding ABC transporter permease; amino-acid sequence: MTARLARWRVALRIARRDALRSKGRTALVVLLMMLPVAAGAFVVGGIRTSTPTTETRISWQMGSSAQARLSVGCGDVRAPIEQDPLGTAGCDSSAADLGAVDPGDLASLLPRGDDVTPAGRVGLPIRSGRALVRSAEFLVLDAASVPGLLGEVEGNAGPGPGQIVLRRQIADRLGVGIGDRVELDSVEVEVVGIGDSSSPVAGLVGASTVGGSEPIWFVVGDAPVTWGDVQNLNAIGMVVTSRAVYEDPPPPEQVPAASYGDSGDTARVVGVIAAVVALGLLEIVLLVGPAFAVGAKRNARMLALVAASGGAPGDVRRIVLASGLVAGVIAGVVGLAVGSAGTVVWFLTRQGSTYPLPNLVIPVLEPAGIAAIALLLGLAAAWFPARSAASADVVMALAGRRGDVPARRRVAWTGLSLAGAGVAMGVVAATVSEPVLLAAGVIVMEIGLVMAAGMLVELVGRLAPMMRLPARFALRDARRHRSRTAPAVAAVLAAVAAATVGLVWIASDARVQEAIWRPVAADQVGLVSLSTWDQDAEGLVEQYDRVERAIGGVLPQARMVPVRLLESTTHTGPNSSWSAAALPDPATVCPEDQEYSEDAADERCRVVPSASAGFTWGSGALVDDGSMVGALGLDGAAAAADALSRGEVVVNDPEAIWPDGRVHITVMDDDYQPATAEVTARGHLVEWASQVYDLVVPPALAEDLEGAAQVALADRGERAGDADPGGTDAGDPLFGIRTVGAVVTGVDLDQADVDSLNRDLSDIDANVRLTYEGEMGGKRSDADLAAIIVGAALVVALLATGLSVGLAVTDSRADLATLSAVGASPRVRRRITSAQAGVVAIVGTLAGVSTGLLLAFVIGRWQQTDRFTGYLWETIVPWPHVGALAIGLPLLAVAGGWLLSRSRLPVRRRLAQ